In Calothrix sp. PCC 7507, one DNA window encodes the following:
- the rimO gene encoding 30S ribosomal protein S12 methylthiotransferase RimO produces the protein MGDKPTIAISHLGCEKNRIDTEHMLGLLVEAGYGVDTNEELADYVIVNTCSFIEAAREESVKTLVELAEANKKIVITGCMAQHFQEQLLEELPEAVAVVGTGDYHKIVNVIERVEAGERVKEVSVEPTYIADEATPRYRTTTEGIAYLRVAEGCDYRCAFCIIPHLRGNQRSRTIESIVAEAEQLASQGVQEIILISQITTNYGLDIYGQPKLAELLRALGKVAVRWVRMHYAYPTGLTPDVIAAIQETPNVLPYLDLPLQHSHPDILRAMNRPWQGRVNDGIIERIKTALPTAVLRTTFIVGFPGETAEHFEHLLQFVQRHEFDHVGVFTFSPEAETPAYKLPNQLPQKVMDERRNRLMELQQPIAWQKNQQEVGKIVDVLIEQENPEAGKLIGRSGRFAPEIDGQIYVKGEAKLGTIVPVKIQSADTYDLYGQIVNN, from the coding sequence ATGGGTGACAAGCCAACAATTGCAATTTCTCACCTGGGCTGCGAGAAAAATCGAATTGATACAGAACATATGCTAGGACTGCTTGTAGAAGCAGGCTACGGCGTAGATACAAATGAAGAGTTAGCAGATTACGTTATTGTCAATACCTGTAGTTTTATCGAAGCGGCAAGAGAAGAATCTGTCAAAACTTTGGTAGAGTTGGCAGAGGCTAATAAAAAAATCGTAATCACAGGCTGTATGGCGCAGCACTTCCAAGAACAGTTATTGGAGGAGTTGCCGGAAGCTGTAGCCGTAGTTGGAACAGGCGATTATCACAAAATTGTCAATGTCATTGAGCGGGTAGAAGCAGGAGAACGGGTCAAGGAGGTTAGTGTTGAGCCAACCTACATTGCCGATGAAGCTACACCGCGCTACCGCACTACAACTGAGGGCATAGCTTATCTGCGGGTGGCCGAAGGATGTGATTATCGTTGTGCGTTTTGTATCATTCCTCATCTTCGAGGAAACCAGCGATCGCGTACTATTGAATCCATTGTTGCTGAAGCCGAGCAGTTAGCTAGTCAGGGGGTACAAGAAATTATTCTAATTTCCCAAATCACCACTAATTACGGTTTGGATATTTACGGCCAGCCAAAGTTAGCCGAATTACTTCGCGCTTTGGGAAAAGTAGCTGTACGGTGGGTGAGAATGCACTACGCTTATCCCACGGGATTGACTCCAGATGTCATAGCGGCAATCCAAGAAACGCCTAACGTTTTACCCTACTTGGATTTGCCCTTACAACATTCTCATCCTGATATTCTCCGAGCGATGAACCGTCCCTGGCAAGGACGTGTGAATGATGGCATTATTGAGCGCATCAAAACAGCTCTACCAACAGCAGTGCTGCGAACAACATTTATTGTTGGCTTCCCTGGAGAAACCGCAGAGCATTTTGAGCATCTACTACAGTTCGTCCAGCGACATGAATTTGATCATGTTGGGGTGTTTACCTTTTCGCCTGAGGCAGAAACCCCAGCTTACAAGCTACCAAATCAGTTGCCCCAAAAAGTGATGGATGAGCGTCGTAATCGACTCATGGAACTCCAACAACCGATTGCTTGGCAAAAAAATCAACAGGAAGTAGGCAAAATTGTTGATGTCCTGATTGAGCAGGAAAATCCTGAAGCCGGAAAATTAATTGGTCGTTCTGGGAGATTTGCCCCGGAAATAGATGGGCAAATTTATGTTAAAGGCGAAGCGAAGTTAGGAACAATCGTGCCAGTAAAGATCCAAAGTGCTGATACGTATGACCTATATGGTCAAATTGTCAATAACTAA
- the btpA gene encoding photosystem I biogenesis protein BtpA, which yields MDLYQIFKTRTPIIGVVHLSPLPTSPRWGGSLKAVIDRAEQEATALASGGVDGIIVENFFDAPFTKNRVDPVVVSAMTVVVQRIQNLVTLPVGLNVLRNDAQSAMAIASCVQAQFIRVNVLTGVMATDQGLIEGEAHQLLRYRRELGSDIKIFADVLVKHARPLSSPNLTVAVKDTIERGLADAVILSGWATGSPPNVEDLELASGAAGTTPVFIGSGADWENIATLMQAANGVIVSSSLKRHGRIEQPIDPIRVSQFVEAARRSWNSKSETKSISSVTIHS from the coding sequence GTGGACTTATATCAGATATTTAAAACTCGAACCCCGATTATTGGTGTGGTTCATCTGTCACCACTGCCTACCTCGCCCCGTTGGGGAGGCAGTTTAAAAGCAGTAATTGACCGTGCCGAACAAGAAGCAACAGCTCTAGCCAGTGGAGGCGTTGACGGTATTATTGTAGAGAATTTTTTCGACGCGCCGTTTACCAAAAATCGCGTTGATCCGGTGGTTGTAAGCGCGATGACTGTGGTGGTGCAGCGCATACAGAATTTGGTGACTTTGCCTGTGGGCTTAAATGTTTTGCGGAATGATGCTCAAAGTGCAATGGCGATCGCCAGCTGTGTGCAAGCACAATTCATCCGTGTCAATGTCCTTACAGGGGTGATGGCGACAGATCAAGGATTAATTGAAGGGGAAGCCCATCAACTACTACGTTATCGCCGGGAGTTAGGCAGCGATATCAAAATTTTTGCCGATGTGTTGGTGAAACATGCCCGTCCTTTAAGTTCACCAAATCTCACCGTTGCCGTCAAAGATACGATTGAAAGGGGTTTGGCAGACGCGGTGATTCTCTCTGGTTGGGCTACTGGTAGCCCCCCGAATGTAGAAGATTTGGAACTAGCTAGCGGGGCTGCAGGTACTACACCAGTATTCATTGGCAGTGGGGCAGATTGGGAAAATATTGCTACACTGATGCAGGCAGCAAATGGTGTCATTGTTTCCAGTTCCCTGAAACGCCACGGTCGGATAGAGCAACCAATTGACCCAATTCGTGTTAGTCAATTTGTCGAAGCCGCTCGTCGGAGTTGGAACTCTAAGAGTGAAACTAAATCAATTTCCTCAGTAACTATACATTCTTAG
- a CDS encoding vitamin K epoxide reductase family protein — translation MIRRRSTPWIHKWSRPLIAAIAGLGALTTGYLAIEKLTGRSAACVAQAGVKGCNDVLSSPWATVFGQPLALFGFLAYTGMVVLALAPLAVNREQNSQLRSQLENWTWLLLLAGAIAMSVFSGYLMYLLAFQIKALCPYCLGSAFFSLSLLVLTIIGRTWEDIGQIFFTALIVGMVTLIGTLGVYAGVNQSVSTSGSTSSKPGKISFTPKEEPKPGVGWEITTNSGEAEIALARHLKKIGAKEYIAWWCPHCHEQKLIFGKEAYSELDSTDCVSADNPRIPKDVCVAAKIEGYPTWIINGKSYSGVQNLTELAKVSDYKGPSNFQYFK, via the coding sequence ATGATTCGCCGCCGTTCTACTCCTTGGATTCATAAATGGTCGAGGCCATTGATTGCCGCGATCGCTGGGCTTGGTGCCCTGACAACAGGTTATCTGGCTATAGAAAAGTTAACAGGACGCAGTGCAGCTTGTGTGGCACAGGCTGGTGTCAAAGGCTGTAATGATGTGCTTTCCAGTCCTTGGGCAACGGTTTTTGGTCAGCCATTAGCTTTGTTTGGGTTTTTGGCCTACACCGGTATGGTAGTACTGGCTTTAGCACCCTTGGCAGTTAACCGAGAGCAAAACAGTCAGTTACGCTCGCAGTTAGAAAACTGGACTTGGTTGCTACTGTTGGCGGGTGCGATCGCTATGTCTGTCTTCAGCGGCTACCTGATGTACTTGCTAGCATTCCAAATCAAAGCCCTTTGCCCTTACTGTCTGGGTTCGGCTTTCTTCTCTTTAAGTCTTTTGGTGCTGACAATTATCGGTCGGACTTGGGAAGATATCGGACAAATCTTTTTTACCGCCCTCATTGTGGGCATGGTGACACTGATTGGTACTTTGGGTGTTTATGCTGGTGTGAATCAATCAGTTAGCACATCTGGATCAACTTCTAGTAAACCCGGTAAAATTTCTTTTACTCCCAAAGAAGAGCCTAAACCAGGGGTGGGTTGGGAAATCACCACTAATTCTGGTGAGGCGGAGATAGCCCTAGCACGTCATCTGAAAAAAATCGGTGCTAAGGAATATATTGCTTGGTGGTGTCCTCACTGTCATGAACAAAAGCTAATTTTTGGTAAAGAAGCCTACAGTGAACTAGATAGTACAGATTGTGTCTCTGCTGACAACCCACGCATTCCCAAAGATGTGTGTGTAGCCGCAAAAATCGAAGGCTACCCCACTTGGATTATTAACGGTAAAAGTTATAGTGGAGTGCAAAATTTGACGGAACTAGCAAAAGTTTCAGATTACAAAGGACCCAGTAACTTCCAGTACTTCAAGTAA